From Rhodococcus sp. B7740, one genomic window encodes:
- a CDS encoding AMP-dependent synthetase/ligase: MREYSVPASFTIPDDASMADTVYRYEKESPNFVPFQRLENGNWTDVTAARFAKEVAAAAKGLIASGIELGDRVAILSATRYEWVVLDYAIWSAGGCTVAIYETSSADQAQWILEDSATKLLVVETAAHASNLKEVTEGAKDLREVLQIDAGAIEELTTRGAGVSDEDLHARRHQVSAASPATLIYTSGTTGRPKGVQLTHANFYAEVQATQIALHDSMKEGNRTLMFLPMAHVFARAVSFGSFESKVTVGHTSDVTTLVDQFAVFKPDFILSVPRVFEKVYNSAKQKAHDGGKGSIFDKAAATAIEWSEAQEKGGAGLVLNLKHTVFDKLVYSKLRAALGGNCTRAVSGGGPLGARLGHFFRGAGVPVYEGYGLTETSAAITVNTTKDQRVGTVGKPIDGHSVKVAEDGELLLKGPVVFSGYWHNEKATAEAIVDGWFHTGDLGTIDQEGYVSITGRKKEIIVTAGGKNVAPAVLEDALRANAIISQCLVVGDAKPFIGALITLDPEALPGWLERHGLSADIPFSELSKNADLVAEIDKAVAEANKKVSNPEQIKKYTILENDFTVETGELTPTMKLKRNIIHAERGSDIEAIYS, translated from the coding sequence GTGCGCGAATATTCTGTGCCGGCGTCGTTCACCATTCCTGACGACGCATCCATGGCCGACACCGTCTACAGGTACGAGAAGGAATCGCCGAACTTCGTACCCTTCCAGCGACTGGAGAACGGCAACTGGACCGACGTCACCGCAGCTCGGTTCGCGAAAGAGGTCGCCGCAGCGGCCAAGGGACTGATCGCGTCCGGAATCGAACTCGGCGACCGAGTCGCCATCCTCAGCGCGACGCGTTACGAGTGGGTCGTCCTCGACTACGCCATCTGGTCGGCAGGCGGCTGCACCGTCGCGATCTACGAGACATCCTCCGCCGATCAGGCGCAATGGATCCTCGAGGACTCCGCCACCAAGCTGCTCGTCGTCGAGACCGCAGCGCACGCCTCGAACCTCAAAGAGGTCACCGAGGGTGCCAAGGATCTGCGTGAGGTTCTGCAGATCGACGCCGGAGCCATCGAAGAACTGACCACCCGTGGTGCCGGGGTCAGCGACGAGGATCTGCACGCGCGACGCCATCAGGTCAGCGCGGCTTCGCCCGCCACCCTGATCTACACCTCGGGCACCACCGGTCGCCCCAAGGGCGTCCAGCTCACACACGCCAACTTCTACGCCGAGGTTCAGGCCACCCAGATCGCGCTGCACGACTCGATGAAGGAGGGCAATCGCACACTGATGTTCCTCCCGATGGCGCACGTGTTCGCCCGCGCCGTGTCGTTCGGCTCGTTCGAGTCCAAGGTCACCGTCGGGCACACCTCGGACGTGACGACGCTGGTGGATCAGTTCGCCGTCTTCAAGCCGGATTTCATCCTGTCGGTGCCGCGCGTGTTCGAGAAGGTCTACAACTCCGCCAAGCAGAAGGCGCACGACGGCGGCAAGGGTTCGATCTTCGACAAGGCCGCCGCGACGGCCATCGAGTGGAGCGAGGCCCAGGAGAAGGGCGGAGCCGGGCTCGTCCTGAACCTCAAGCACACGGTGTTCGACAAGCTCGTGTACTCCAAGCTGCGCGCCGCACTCGGCGGCAACTGCACTCGCGCGGTGTCCGGCGGCGGACCTCTCGGTGCCCGCCTCGGCCACTTCTTCCGCGGTGCAGGCGTTCCGGTCTACGAGGGCTACGGACTGACCGAGACCAGCGCGGCGATCACCGTCAACACCACCAAGGACCAGCGCGTCGGCACCGTCGGCAAGCCCATCGACGGCCACTCGGTGAAGGTCGCCGAGGACGGCGAACTGCTGCTCAAGGGACCGGTCGTGTTCAGCGGCTACTGGCACAACGAGAAGGCGACGGCAGAGGCCATCGTCGACGGTTGGTTCCACACCGGCGACCTCGGCACCATCGACCAGGAAGGCTACGTCTCGATCACCGGCCGCAAGAAGGAGATCATCGTGACCGCGGGCGGCAAGAACGTCGCTCCCGCAGTGCTCGAGGACGCCCTCCGCGCGAACGCGATCATCAGCCAGTGCCTCGTCGTCGGCGACGCGAAGCCGTTCATCGGTGCGCTCATCACCCTCGACCCCGAGGCATTGCCGGGCTGGCTCGAGCGACACGGCCTCTCGGCCGACATCCCGTTCTCGGAGCTGTCGAAGAACGCCGACCTCGTCGCCGAGATCGACAAGGCCGTCGCCGAGGCCAACAAGAAGGTCTCCAACCCCGAGCAGATCAAGAAGTACACGATCCTCGAGAACGATTTCACCGTCGAAACCGGTGAGCTCACCCCCACGATGAAGCTCAAGCGCAACATCATCCACGCCGAGCGCGGCAGCGACATCGAGGCGATCTACTCGTAG
- a CDS encoding alpha/beta hydrolase, producing MPFFDGATGAVHYRNWTVPDARFGLVFLHGLGQNSGHYHRFARVLNGRGVDVWAVDHVGHGLTEGELTDAAQIPGLAQNALQLLDIAEAEHPELSFALMGHSLGAATAIAALGAHPEAVRCAVLCGTPKSVTGSANDLADNVIPILAVHGVDDRLAPIDAVREWIGSVPDSSLREFEDGGHDLLHEKIHLQVTSVVAEFLDDHMS from the coding sequence ATGCCTTTTTTCGACGGAGCCACCGGTGCTGTCCATTACCGAAACTGGACTGTTCCCGATGCTCGTTTCGGTCTCGTCTTTCTGCACGGTCTCGGCCAGAACAGCGGCCACTATCACCGCTTCGCTCGGGTCCTCAACGGACGCGGGGTCGACGTGTGGGCGGTCGATCACGTGGGCCACGGCCTCACCGAAGGTGAGTTGACCGACGCCGCTCAGATTCCCGGCCTCGCGCAGAATGCGCTGCAGTTGCTCGACATCGCCGAAGCCGAGCACCCCGAGTTGTCGTTCGCCCTGATGGGTCATTCCCTCGGCGCGGCCACGGCCATCGCGGCCCTCGGAGCGCATCCCGAGGCGGTTCGGTGCGCGGTGCTGTGCGGCACCCCCAAGTCCGTGACCGGCTCGGCCAACGATCTCGCCGACAACGTGATTCCGATCCTCGCGGTACACGGAGTCGACGATCGCCTGGCTCCGATCGATGCGGTGCGCGAGTGGATCGGCAGTGTTCCCGACTCGTCACTGCGTGAATTCGAGGACGGGGGCCACGACCTGCTGCACGAGAAGATCCATCTGCAGGTGACCTCGGTGGTGGCGGAGTTCCTCGACGATCACATGTCCTGA
- a CDS encoding TM0106 family RecB-like putative nuclease → MFLIGDRVIYSASDLAAAASCEFGLLRRLDGLSGLIPRTTTTPDPMLDRTSALGFEHERRQLETFQRRFPGGVLTMDRPGRTDQELADAAWATFTALTARTPVVYQATFFDGRFLGFCDFLVAEGDRYAVYDTKLSRHAKVPALLQLAAYADALRSGGITPSDEVHLMLGDGSDSVHSLAEILPVYRQSREHLQHILDEHHAEGTVVDWFDPRYSGCGQCEACTIEVEQHRDLVLVAGMRASTRERLLDAGIATVDELAASTGTVEGMSSRTLTNLRAQAELQVRQENSGDAEFEIFDADALGVIPEPDPGDIFFDFEGDPLWAEAGSSEWGLEYLFGVHTADGEFLPFWAHDRAQERRALIDFLDYVTTRRAAHPNMHVYHYAPYEKTALLRLAGRYGVGEDAVDDLLRDDVLVDLYPIVRSAVRIGARSYSIKKLEPLYMPATRDGDVTDAAASIVEYANWCDLRDQGKDAEAAALLSEIAEYNRTDCESTQRLRDWLLARASDAGVHPRTTQHLELEDAAVDTASPLELELAEYAGLPWERTSTQQAVALFAGSIGYHRRERKPFWWAHFDRLTHPLDEWADAADVLKVERAELVHDWMKTAPNQRVLRRQLKLLGHLSNGVLSSSKVKLLYDDPAPEGLPKQQPTHRATTTVEIVQAGYEGTLDMVVVQENLRKGVDEYPDFPIATAPEPPPATKYLEQAIVAAAAEVGAALPHLPRTAVADLLTLSPPRTRSGTGLPEVRAGDYATAVTAALLDLDHSYVAVQGPPGTGKTYTAARVIAELVDVHRWRIGVVGQSHHVVNNVLDTIVAAGVDPGRVGKKAPTAHTVVDPAEYSRFVTDAEDGCVIGGTAWDFSNPGRIPPESLDLLVIDEAGQFSLANTIAVSVSARNLLLLGDPAQLPQVSQGTHPEPVDESALGWITSGHPTLPVDRGYFLATTWRMHPDLCAPVSALSYEGKLESNSAVTQARSLESLAPGLHTVYLDHHGNSTDSVEEADEIVTRVQTLLGRQWRDPQSFEGARPLHQGDFLVVAAYNAQVAVIIERLAAAGLDEVAVGTVDKFQGRQAPVVLISMAASAIEDVPRGMGFLLSRNRLNVAVSRGQWAAILIRSRALTRYLPSTPAGLVTLGTFMGLCENGIQPNAIPSPR, encoded by the coding sequence GTGTTCCTCATCGGCGATCGCGTCATCTACAGCGCCAGCGACCTCGCCGCGGCAGCGTCGTGCGAATTCGGACTGCTGCGCCGACTCGACGGGCTGAGCGGACTGATCCCGCGGACAACGACCACCCCCGATCCGATGCTCGACCGCACCTCCGCACTCGGATTCGAGCACGAACGCCGCCAACTCGAGACATTCCAGCGGCGGTTCCCCGGCGGCGTCCTGACGATGGATCGACCGGGGCGTACCGATCAGGAACTTGCCGACGCCGCGTGGGCAACCTTCACCGCTCTGACTGCGCGCACACCGGTGGTGTACCAGGCGACCTTCTTCGACGGACGATTCCTCGGTTTCTGCGACTTTCTGGTGGCCGAGGGCGATCGGTACGCGGTGTACGACACGAAGCTCTCTCGGCACGCCAAGGTTCCGGCACTGCTGCAGTTGGCGGCGTACGCGGACGCGCTGCGGTCCGGCGGGATCACTCCGAGCGACGAGGTGCACCTGATGCTCGGCGACGGCAGCGACTCCGTCCACTCGCTCGCCGAGATCCTTCCGGTCTACCGGCAGTCCAGGGAACACCTGCAACACATCCTCGACGAACACCACGCCGAGGGCACCGTCGTCGACTGGTTCGACCCGCGCTACTCCGGCTGCGGGCAGTGCGAGGCCTGCACGATCGAGGTGGAACAGCACCGCGACCTGGTTCTCGTCGCCGGGATGCGCGCGAGTACCCGGGAGAGACTGCTCGACGCGGGAATCGCCACGGTGGACGAGCTGGCTGCGTCGACCGGGACCGTAGAGGGCATGTCGTCGCGCACACTGACCAACCTGCGAGCTCAAGCCGAGCTCCAGGTGCGCCAGGAAAACAGTGGCGACGCCGAGTTCGAGATCTTCGACGCCGACGCCCTCGGTGTGATTCCCGAGCCCGATCCGGGCGACATCTTCTTCGACTTCGAGGGCGATCCCCTGTGGGCAGAGGCAGGCAGTTCCGAGTGGGGACTCGAGTACCTGTTCGGTGTCCACACCGCCGACGGTGAGTTCCTGCCGTTCTGGGCGCACGATCGCGCGCAGGAACGACGCGCCCTGATCGACTTCCTCGACTACGTGACCACCCGACGCGCGGCTCACCCGAACATGCACGTCTACCACTACGCGCCGTACGAGAAGACCGCGCTGCTGCGCCTCGCCGGACGCTACGGCGTCGGTGAGGACGCGGTCGACGACCTACTGCGGGACGACGTTCTGGTCGACCTCTATCCGATCGTGCGATCTGCGGTACGCATCGGAGCCAGGTCCTACAGCATCAAGAAGCTCGAACCCCTGTACATGCCCGCCACCCGCGACGGAGACGTCACCGACGCGGCCGCGTCGATCGTCGAATACGCGAACTGGTGCGATCTGCGAGATCAGGGCAAGGACGCCGAGGCCGCGGCACTGCTCTCCGAGATCGCCGAGTACAACCGCACCGACTGCGAATCGACTCAGCGACTGCGGGATTGGTTGCTGGCGCGCGCGTCGGATGCCGGGGTGCACCCGCGGACGACGCAACACCTCGAGCTCGAAGACGCTGCCGTGGACACCGCCAGCCCGCTCGAGCTCGAACTCGCCGAGTACGCCGGTCTGCCGTGGGAGCGCACCTCGACGCAACAGGCCGTCGCACTGTTCGCCGGTTCCATCGGGTATCACCGACGCGAACGAAAGCCGTTCTGGTGGGCGCACTTCGACCGCCTGACGCACCCGTTGGACGAGTGGGCCGACGCTGCCGACGTGCTGAAGGTCGAGCGCGCCGAACTGGTGCACGACTGGATGAAAACCGCACCGAATCAACGCGTCCTGCGACGGCAGCTCAAACTACTGGGGCACCTGAGCAACGGAGTCCTGTCGAGCTCGAAGGTCAAGCTGCTCTACGACGACCCGGCGCCGGAGGGGCTGCCGAAGCAGCAGCCGACCCATCGCGCGACCACGACGGTCGAGATCGTGCAGGCAGGGTACGAGGGCACCCTCGACATGGTGGTGGTGCAGGAGAACCTTCGCAAGGGAGTGGACGAGTACCCCGACTTCCCCATCGCCACCGCACCCGAACCGCCTCCGGCGACCAAGTACCTGGAGCAGGCGATCGTTGCGGCCGCCGCCGAGGTCGGCGCGGCACTGCCGCACCTTCCGCGCACGGCCGTCGCCGATCTGCTGACCCTGTCCCCACCCCGAACCCGTTCCGGCACAGGTCTTCCCGAGGTCCGCGCCGGGGATTACGCGACGGCGGTCACGGCGGCCCTGCTCGATCTCGATCACTCCTACGTTGCCGTGCAGGGGCCACCCGGGACCGGGAAGACGTACACCGCTGCCCGGGTGATCGCCGAATTGGTCGACGTCCATCGCTGGCGCATCGGCGTGGTGGGCCAGTCGCATCACGTGGTCAACAATGTGCTGGACACCATCGTGGCGGCCGGCGTCGACCCGGGCCGGGTGGGCAAGAAGGCACCGACAGCCCACACCGTCGTCGACCCGGCGGAGTACTCCCGCTTCGTCACCGACGCCGAGGACGGCTGCGTGATCGGCGGTACCGCCTGGGACTTCTCCAACCCCGGCCGCATCCCGCCCGAATCGCTCGATCTCCTGGTCATCGACGAGGCCGGGCAGTTCTCGCTGGCCAACACCATCGCCGTCTCGGTGTCTGCACGTAATCTGCTGCTGCTCGGCGACCCGGCGCAGCTGCCACAGGTCAGCCAGGGCACCCACCCCGAACCCGTCGACGAGTCGGCTCTGGGTTGGATCACCAGCGGTCACCCGACGCTGCCCGTCGACCGCGGTTACTTCCTGGCCACGACATGGCGGATGCATCCCGATCTGTGCGCCCCGGTGTCGGCGCTGTCCTACGAGGGCAAACTGGAGTCCAACAGTGCTGTGACACAGGCCCGTTCGCTGGAGTCGCTCGCACCTGGACTGCACACCGTGTACCTCGACCACCACGGCAATTCCACCGATTCGGTGGAGGAAGCCGACGAGATCGTCACCCGTGTGCAGACTCTGCTCGGCCGGCAGTGGCGCGACCCGCAGTCCTTCGAGGGTGCGCGGCCCCTGCACCAGGGCGACTTCCTGGTCGTCGCGGCCTACAACGCGCAGGTAGCCGTCATCATCGAGCGACTCGCAGCCGCCGGACTCGACGAGGTCGCGGTGGGCACCGTCGACAAGTTCCAGGGACGCCAGGCACCGGTGGTGCTGATCTCGATGGCCGCGTCGGCGATCGAGGACGTTCCGCGAGGCATGGGATTCCTGTTGTCGCGCAACAGACTCAACGTCGCGGTCTCGCGGGGCCAATGGGCCGCGATACTGATCCGATCGCGGGCACTGACCCGGTACCTGCCGTCGACCCCGGCCGGACTGGTCACTCTCGGAACGTTCATGGGCCTGTGCGAGAACGGGATTCAGCCGAACGCCATACCCTCACCACGATAA
- a CDS encoding DEAD/DEAH box helicase — translation MSTSETEQDAAVTSDETNSPPQESASDPVRASESSSATGDDITFADLGIDERVLKALRDVGYETPSPIQAATIPPLMAGNDVVGLAQTGTGKTAAFAVPILSRLDVSRRVPQALVLAPTRELALQVAEAFGKYATHIPGLHILPIYGGQAYGIQLSGLRKGAQIIVGTPGRVIDHLEKGTLDLSGLEYLVLDEADEMLKMGFQEDVERILSDTPEYKQVALFSATMPAAIRKISKQYLHDPVEITVKTKTSTAPNITQRYVQVAHQRKLEALTRIFEVEEFEAMIMFVRTKQATEELAEKLRARGFSAAAINGDIVQAQRERTIGQLKNGQVDILVATDVAARGLDVDRISHVINYDIPHDTESYVHRIGRTGRAGRAGQALLFVAPRERHLLKAIERATRQPITEMQLPSVDDVNAQRVTKFKDSITDSLGNENLALFRRLIEDYEREHDVPLVDIAAALAIQSRDGEAFLLKPEPPAPPRAPREPREPRPPRTFDEDAASSHHRKTGQEMATYRISVGKRHHVAPGAIVGAIANEGGLRRSDFGHISIRPDHSLVELPADLADETVEALRRTRISGVLIQLQPDSGPPGRSGGPRGGGKFKGKR, via the coding sequence ATGAGCACTTCAGAAACTGAACAGGATGCCGCCGTGACGTCGGACGAGACGAATTCGCCCCCTCAGGAGTCCGCCTCCGATCCGGTCCGCGCGAGCGAGTCGTCCTCGGCGACGGGTGACGACATCACTTTTGCCGATCTCGGCATCGACGAGCGGGTCCTGAAGGCCCTGCGTGACGTGGGATACGAGACGCCGTCGCCCATCCAGGCGGCCACCATTCCGCCGCTGATGGCCGGCAACGATGTCGTCGGCCTCGCGCAGACCGGAACCGGCAAGACCGCAGCGTTCGCAGTGCCGATCCTGTCGCGGCTCGACGTCTCGCGTCGAGTACCGCAGGCCCTGGTGCTGGCCCCGACCCGGGAGCTCGCGCTTCAGGTCGCCGAGGCGTTCGGCAAGTACGCCACGCACATTCCGGGTCTGCACATCCTGCCGATCTACGGCGGTCAGGCGTACGGCATACAGCTCTCGGGCCTGCGTAAGGGCGCGCAGATCATCGTCGGTACCCCCGGTCGCGTCATCGACCACCTCGAGAAGGGCACCCTCGACCTGTCCGGCCTCGAGTACCTGGTGCTCGACGAGGCCGACGAGATGCTCAAGATGGGCTTCCAGGAGGACGTCGAGCGCATCCTCTCCGATACCCCGGAGTACAAGCAGGTCGCGTTGTTCTCGGCCACCATGCCTGCCGCGATTCGCAAGATCTCCAAGCAGTATCTGCACGACCCGGTGGAGATCACCGTCAAGACCAAGACGTCGACGGCACCGAACATCACCCAGCGCTACGTCCAGGTGGCGCATCAGCGCAAGCTCGAAGCGCTCACTCGAATCTTCGAGGTCGAAGAGTTCGAGGCCATGATCATGTTCGTCCGCACCAAGCAGGCCACCGAGGAGCTCGCCGAGAAGCTGCGCGCACGGGGCTTCTCGGCCGCCGCGATCAACGGCGACATCGTGCAGGCCCAGCGTGAGCGCACCATCGGCCAACTCAAGAACGGCCAGGTCGACATCCTGGTGGCCACCGATGTCGCGGCTCGCGGTCTCGACGTCGACCGCATCTCGCACGTCATCAACTACGACATCCCGCACGACACCGAGTCCTACGTGCACCGCATCGGTCGCACCGGTCGCGCGGGGCGGGCCGGTCAGGCTCTGCTGTTCGTCGCCCCACGCGAGCGGCATCTGCTCAAGGCCATCGAGCGCGCGACGCGTCAGCCGATCACCGAGATGCAGCTCCCCAGCGTCGACGACGTCAATGCGCAGCGCGTGACGAAGTTCAAGGACTCCATCACCGACAGCCTCGGCAACGAGAATCTGGCCTTGTTCCGCCGGCTCATCGAGGACTACGAGCGCGAGCACGATGTGCCGTTGGTCGACATCGCCGCCGCGCTGGCGATCCAGTCGCGCGACGGCGAAGCGTTCCTGTTGAAGCCGGAGCCGCCTGCCCCGCCGCGGGCACCCCGTGAGCCGCGTGAGCCGCGGCCGCCGCGCACGTTCGACGAGGATGCCGCCAGCTCGCATCACCGCAAGACGGGCCAGGAGATGGCGACGTACCGCATCAGCGTCGGCAAGCGTCATCACGTCGCTCCCGGTGCCATCGTCGGTGCCATCGCCAACGAGGGCGGGCTGCGTCGAAGCGACTTCGGGCACATCAGTATTCGTCCCGACCACTCGCTGGTGGAGCTGCCCGCAGATCTTGCCGACGAGACGGTCGAGGCGTTGCGCCGCACCCGTATCAGCGGCGTGCTGATTCAGCTGCAACCCGATTCCGGCCCTCCCGGACGCAGCGGCGGGCCGCGCGGTGGCGGAAAGTTCAAGGGGAAGCGCTAG
- a CDS encoding FAD binding domain-containing protein, which translates to MKTFEYDAATAVDDAVARLAENENAMVLGGGTNLVDLMKLGVVGPTTLIDVTRLPLHDIDVSDDGSLRVGSGVTNSDLAVHPVVRQRYPVLSRAVLSGASGQLRNMATTGGNLFQRTRCVYFMDASKPCNKREPGSGCPARTGEHRNLAILGASQACVATHPSDMAVALTALDARIVVQGVDGERVVDIDDFYRLPGDAPERDNTVARDELVTAVEIPAPAAGTVSTYRKVRDRQSYAFAIASVAATLDVEDGIVRGVSIALGGVAHKPWRARTAEHALLGAAADEASFRRAIALELDAAEPLRDNAFKVPLVTNLVARTLVELTESGDRS; encoded by the coding sequence GTGAAGACCTTCGAGTACGACGCAGCCACCGCGGTCGACGACGCCGTGGCCCGCCTCGCCGAGAACGAGAACGCGATGGTGCTCGGCGGGGGAACCAACCTCGTCGACCTGATGAAGCTCGGTGTCGTGGGTCCGACGACGCTGATCGACGTCACGCGACTTCCGTTGCACGACATAGACGTATCCGACGACGGATCGCTTCGTGTCGGTTCGGGTGTGACCAACAGTGATCTCGCGGTGCATCCGGTGGTGCGTCAGCGTTATCCGGTGCTCTCACGGGCCGTGCTCTCCGGTGCGTCGGGCCAGTTGCGCAACATGGCGACCACGGGCGGAAACCTGTTCCAGCGCACCCGGTGTGTGTACTTCATGGATGCATCGAAGCCGTGCAACAAACGCGAACCCGGTTCGGGCTGCCCGGCCCGGACGGGTGAACACCGAAACCTGGCCATTCTCGGAGCTTCGCAGGCCTGCGTGGCGACGCATCCCTCCGACATGGCGGTCGCGCTGACCGCCCTCGACGCACGCATCGTCGTCCAGGGGGTCGACGGTGAGCGTGTGGTCGACATCGACGACTTCTACCGGTTGCCCGGTGACGCGCCCGAGCGCGACAACACCGTCGCCCGAGACGAACTCGTCACGGCCGTCGAGATTCCGGCACCGGCGGCCGGCACCGTCTCGACCTACCGCAAGGTGCGCGACCGGCAGTCCTATGCCTTCGCGATCGCCTCGGTCGCCGCCACTCTCGACGTCGAGGACGGGATCGTGCGCGGGGTGTCGATCGCGCTGGGCGGTGTCGCGCACAAACCGTGGCGGGCCCGCACGGCCGAGCACGCGCTGCTCGGCGCGGCCGCCGACGAGGCGTCGTTCCGGCGCGCGATCGCACTGGAACTCGATGCGGCAGAGCCGTTGCGTGACAACGCATTCAAGGTCCCGCTCGTGACCAACCTGGTCGCTCGCACGTTGGTCGAACTCACGGAGTCGGGAGATCGGTCATGA
- a CDS encoding 2Fe-2S iron-sulfur cluster-binding protein translates to MTNVTLRVNGIDREIDCDTRSTLLDALRENLDLIGAKKGCDHGQCGACTVLVDGRRINSCLTFAVAQQNRDITTIEGLSDGDTLHPVQQAFVDRDAFQCGYCTSGQICSAVAVIEEAKQGWPSAVTEDIEAADIELDSDEVRERMSGNLCRCGAYCNIVSAVRDAS, encoded by the coding sequence ATGACCAACGTCACCCTCCGTGTCAACGGCATCGATCGCGAGATCGACTGCGACACCCGATCCACCCTGCTCGACGCTCTCCGGGAGAACCTCGATCTGATCGGTGCCAAGAAGGGGTGTGACCACGGGCAGTGCGGTGCCTGCACGGTGTTGGTCGACGGACGGCGGATCAACAGCTGCCTGACGTTCGCGGTTGCACAACAGAATCGCGACATCACCACGATCGAGGGATTGTCCGACGGCGACACGCTGCACCCCGTGCAGCAGGCGTTCGTCGATCGCGACGCGTTCCAGTGCGGGTATTGCACTTCCGGGCAGATCTGTTCGGCGGTCGCAGTGATCGAAGAGGCGAAGCAGGGTTGGCCGAGCGCGGTCACCGAGGACATCGAGGCCGCCGACATCGAACTCGACTCCGATGAAGTGCGAGAACGTATGAGCGGCAACCTCTGTCGTTGTGGTGCCTACTGCAATATCGTCTCGGCCGTACGGGACGCATCGTGA